Proteins encoded within one genomic window of Eurosta solidaginis isolate ZX-2024a chromosome 1, ASM4086904v1, whole genome shotgun sequence:
- the Osi5 gene encoding uncharacterized protein Osi5 yields the protein MSLLKRLFAVTLLCVLLRISLSQTTLNNNIQKDTNTPSVESFLNTPPIQEQIVVHTLRPPIEKHAIDCLSNSLNSDSIYCRGSRAIRNIIHNLNRMDKPLVLMRGLEIVPANNFKTGESALVADDSFLTCISDYLRSHELNIKFSDLLADESERYLTRNLQRNGEDSLLTGFEEARKKDKGQGGIILAMAMMFGKMMAVMSLGGIGALALKALGVAMAALMTAGLLGLKSMMKGNESSHSVSYVTASEGHHHRRRRRSSFYDPLNLAYRGWREQQEKGTEIGL from the exons ATGTCGTTACTTAAGCGCCTTTTCGCCGTAACACTTTTGTGTGTACTGCTGCGCATAAGCCTCTCTCAGACTACATTAAACAACAACATTCAAAAGGATACAAATACGCCTAGTGTAGAGTCTTTTTTAAATACACCACCAATTCAGGAGCAGATTGTTGTTCATACACTGCGTCCACCCATCGAAAAGCATGCCATTGATTGCTTGAGTAATTCTTTAAATTCCGATTCAATATATTGTCGCGGTTCGCGTGCGATACGTAATATTATACATAATTTAAATCGTATGGATAAACCGTTAGTGCTAATGCGGGGTCTAGAAATTGTGCCTGCAAACAATTTTAAGACCGGCGAATCTGCTTTGGTTGCTGATGACTCATTTTTGACTTGCATTTCGGATTATTTGCGTAGTCATGAATTAAATATCAAATTTTCTGATTTGTTAGCCGATGAAAGCGAGCGTTACTTGACACGCAATTTACAGCGAAATGGTGAAGATTCGCTTTTAACTGGCTTTGAAG AAGCACGCAAAAAGGACAAAGGTCAAGGTGGGATTATATTAGCAATGGCTATGATGTTTGGCAAAATGATGGCGGTAATGAGCTTAGGCGGTATTGGCGCATTGGCGTTGAAGGCGCTTGGTGTTGCAATGGCAGCGCTCATGACGGCCGGTTTGTTGGGTTTGAAATCAATGATGAAAGGCAATGAGAGCAGTCACAGCGTTAGTTATGTCACCGCCTCCGAAGGGCATCATCACAGGCGACGTAGACGTAGCAGTTTTTATGATCCATTGAATTTGGCCTATCGCGGTTGGCGAGAACAGCAAGAAAAAGGGACAGAAATTGGTTTATAA